The Phoenix dactylifera cultivar Barhee BC4 chromosome 15, palm_55x_up_171113_PBpolish2nd_filt_p, whole genome shotgun sequence genome contains a region encoding:
- the LOC103695446 gene encoding GPI ethanolamine phosphate transferase 2 isoform X5 — protein MTIFLFYRIGWKLVMLGDETWIKLFPKLFTRQDGVSSFYVKDTVGVDLNVSRHLDVELAAEDWDFLILHYLGLDHVGHIGGRQSILMAPKLKEMDEVIKMIHVRNILYQGNATSRTLLVVVSDHGMTDGGNHGGSSYEETDSLLLFIGLGSKGSNYSPYAHKAFQVDIAPTLALLFGVPIPKNNIGVMLPKMLDSLTDEQKLRALELNAWQLLRLLQAHLPGLLCGDLRCGGDGQSLQINGSTGRIKEKFCHLFSKATAAHNMWQLRQGSSFTSNTDDLRIAVESYYDFLRSASEWLSRRATDKPINLLLSGIAIMLISCFLLLILLFFLLREVYFTQTESCSQLKESRRSCHIDEIFVFIGIIIHVLSFTSSSMVEEEQYTWHFLTSTLHLLFLFSAIQLLFKRQASKRREEELTPHQSCISVASSIPMINNENYKISSVLVVLFCARVLRGWHQGGVNWVHLPDVSKLLVQAGSFIIKVLHIISLLIVMMPSLFALSIVRLKRGFVFLVSLSHFVSGFLVLLHIIENQSDNMVPINQSAASIAQIFYINIGSTVMLTVLASPWVVPIPCQETHMMTQTSLNCHSTNMRSDSLLLGFQDCTYMIGTTYVASWCLLQLLLQQPINAIPVLLIFLQLLACMIYFSIDGSHHKQCVEVASIYFLGMAGHFGLGNSNSLATIDVAGAFIGISSYSTVLSGILMFMITYASPMLSFLSMVMYISMKNTRYFSLPNKSKWSCMLEMKLAFPCLLPLVLNSVVLTAFTIILLLMRNHLFVWSVFSPKYLYICAATVCVYIGVFIIATTGFYTSIVLSFRTKRLKPEVHNFLFKFQ, from the exons ATGACAATCTTCTTG TTCTATCGCATTGGTTGGAAATTGGTGATGCTTGGTGATGAGACTTGGATCAAACTGTTCCCTAAATTATTTACTAGACAAGATGGAGTGAGCAGTTTTTAT GTGAAAGATACAGTTGGAGTTGATCTTAATGTTTCTCGTCATCTAGATGTCGAACTTGCTGCCGAAGATTGGGACTTTCTG ATTCTTCATTATCTAGGCTTGGATCATGTTGGTCATATCGGTGGACGTCAAAG TATATTGATGGCCCCAAAGCTGAAGGAGATGGATGAGGTTATTAAGATGATTCACGTGCGCAATATTCTGTATCAAGGCAATGCTACTAGTCGCACTCTTTTG GTGGTAGTTAGCGACCATGGAATGACTGATGGAGGGAATCATGGAGGATCCTCGTATGAAGAAACTGACTCGTTGCTTCTTTTTATTGGCCTAGGGTCTAAAGGCTCAAATTATTCTCCCTATGCCCATAAAGCTTTCCAA GTAGATATTGCACCAACTTTAGCTCTTCTATTTGGAGTTCCAATTCCAAAGAACAACATAGGAGTTATGCTGCCGAAGATGCTTGATTCTTTGACAG ATGAGCAAAAGTTACGAGCATTAGAGTTGAATGCGTGGCAGTTATTAAGATTATTGCAAGCACATTTACCCGGTTTACTATGTGGAGATTTGCGTTGTGGTGGTGATGGACAAAGTTTGCAAATTAATGGATCTACAGGCAGGATTAAGGAAAAGTTCTGtcatttattttcaaaagcaaCAGCTGCTCATAATATGTGGCAACTTCGTCAGGGTTCCAGCTTCAC ATCTAATACTGATGACCTAAGGATCGCTGTTGAATCTTATTATGATTTTCTAAGAAGTGCCAGTGAATGGTTGTCTCGTAGAGCCACTGAT AAACCCATCAACTTGCTTCTGTCAGGAATTGCCATTATGCTCATATCATGTTTTCTTCTGCTgattcttctatttttcttgtTAAGAGAAGTTTATTTTACCCAAACAGAATCCTGTTCTCAACTGAAAGAGTCTAGACGAAGCTGCCatattgatgaaatttttgtttttattgggATCATAATCCATGTTCTCAGTTTCACTTCAAGCTCCATGGTGGAAGAAGAGCAATATACATGGCATTTTTTGACATCCACACTGCATTTGTTGTTTCTCTTTTCGGCAATCCAATTGCTTTTCAAAAGACAAGCATcaaagagaagagaggaagagcttACTCCCCATCAATCATGCATTAGTGTTGCAAGCAGTATTCCCAtgattaacaatgaaaattataaGATATCCTCTGTTCTTGTTGTTCTCTTTTGTGCGAGGGTTCTAAGAGGCTGGCATCAAGGTGGAGTGAACTGGGTTCATCTTCCTGATGTGTCAAAGTTGCTTGTCCAAGCTGGTTCTTTTATTATAAAGGTTCTTCATATAATCTCACTACTTATTGTCATGATGCCGAGTTTATTTGCCCTTAGCATAGTAAGATTGAAGAGAGGCTTCGTTTTTTTAGTTAGTTTGAGCCATTTTGTGTCTGGATTCCTGGTCTTGCTGCATATCATAGAAAATCAAAGCGATAATATGGTGCCAATCAATCAAAGTGCTGCCTCAATAGCTCAGATCTTTTATATCAACATTGGGAGTACGGTGATGTTGACTGTATTAGCATCACCATGGGTTGTACCTATTCCTTGTCAGGAAACCCACATGATGACACAAACTAGCTTGAACTGCCATTCCACCAATATGAGAAGTGATTCTCTCCTGCTGGGTTTTCAAGATTGTACATACATGATTGGCACAACATATGTTGCCTCTTGGTGCCTTCTGCAACTTCTTCTGCAGCAGCCAATAAATGCTATACCTGTTTTACTGATTTTCTTGCAATTATTAGCCTGCATGATCTATTTTTCAATTGACGGATCACATCATAAGCAGTGCGTTGAG GTTGCTTCCATCTATTTCTTAGGAATGGCAGGTCATTTTGGTCTTGGGAACAGCAACAGCTTGGCTACAATTGATGTTGCTGGAGCATTTATA GGTATCTCAAGTTACTCAACAGTGCTTTCTGGAATTTTAATGTTCATGATTACCTATGCATCACCAATGTTATCATTTCTCAGCATGGTGATGTATATATCTATGAAAAATACGAGATATTTCTCACTTCCAAATAAATCGAAGTGGAGCTGTATGCTTGAAATGAAGCTTGCATTTCCATGTTTGCTTCCCCTGGTCCTTAACTCAGTTGTGTTGACTGCGTTCACCATTATATTGCTGCTCATGAGGAACCATTTGTTTGTTTGGAGTGTTTTTTCACCAAA GTACCTGTACATTTGTGCTGCTACTGTGTGTGTCTACATTGGAGTATTCATAATAGCTACAACAGGATTTTACACTTCCATTGTGTtatcttttagaacaaaaagGCTCAAGCCAGAGGTTCACAATTTTTTATTCAAATTTCAATGA